In Paenibacillus sp. FSL R7-0345, a single window of DNA contains:
- a CDS encoding fructose-specific PTS transporter subunit EIIC, with amino-acid sequence MRITDLMIKEAMIMNLQATTKEAAIDELIASLAASGRINDKVLFKEKILAREAQSSTGIGGGIAMPHAKTSAVNQATVVFAKSSAGVEYESLDDEPAKLFFMIAAPEGAGNMHMRTLAALSRLLIESEFIDALMNASTPDEVAALFDAKQAEQDAKAEAEKAAPAAKPAPEKMIVGNPESSGFVVAVTACPTGIAHTFMAEDALKKKALEMGVNIRVETNGSEGAQNVLTADEIRRASGVIVAADKNVEMARFAGKPVLQRPVSDGIRKPEELISKALKGDAPIYQDGGRSTSSEAAPAKSGSVGSKIYKDLMNGISHMLPFVVGGGILLAISFLIEQVAGVDNPLVKLLQTIGGGDGAFHFLIPILAGFIAMSIGDRPALMPGMVGGIMALNSNAGFLGGLAAGFLAGYVIIGLRKAFAGLPRTLDGLKPILLYPVFGLLITGAVAYYIFDPVFGSINTAMIDALNKLGTGNMVLLGIVLGGMMAIDMGGPFNKAAYTFAIGVFTSSGNTNGLMMAAVMAGGMVPPLAIALATTLFKNKFTETERKSGITNYVLGLSFITEGAIPFAAADPLRVLTTCIVGSAVAGGLTQLWHINVPAPHGGIFVAFLSSNALLFLLAVLIGAVISGLTLGLWKKPLQTK; translated from the coding sequence ATGAGAATTACAGATTTGATGATAAAAGAAGCAATGATCATGAATCTGCAGGCAACTACCAAAGAAGCGGCGATCGACGAACTGATCGCCAGTCTGGCAGCCAGCGGAAGAATCAATGATAAGGTGTTGTTTAAAGAGAAAATCCTGGCGCGTGAAGCCCAGTCCAGTACCGGAATCGGCGGCGGAATTGCGATGCCTCATGCCAAAACCTCTGCAGTGAATCAGGCAACAGTAGTATTTGCCAAGAGCAGCGCCGGCGTTGAGTATGAATCGCTGGACGATGAGCCGGCCAAGCTGTTCTTCATGATTGCCGCACCGGAAGGTGCTGGAAATATGCACATGCGAACACTCGCAGCTCTGTCCAGGCTGCTCATTGAAAGCGAATTCATCGATGCGCTGATGAATGCCTCCACTCCGGATGAAGTGGCCGCCCTGTTCGATGCCAAGCAGGCGGAGCAGGATGCCAAGGCAGAAGCGGAGAAAGCCGCACCTGCAGCCAAGCCGGCGCCTGAAAAAATGATTGTGGGAAATCCGGAGTCCTCCGGTTTTGTTGTAGCAGTAACGGCATGTCCTACGGGAATTGCCCATACCTTTATGGCAGAAGATGCGCTGAAGAAGAAAGCGCTGGAGATGGGTGTTAATATCCGCGTTGAAACGAACGGCTCGGAAGGCGCGCAGAATGTGCTTACCGCGGATGAGATCCGCCGGGCCAGCGGCGTTATTGTGGCAGCCGACAAGAATGTTGAAATGGCCCGCTTCGCCGGCAAGCCGGTGCTGCAAAGACCGGTAAGTGACGGTATCCGCAAGCCTGAAGAGCTGATCAGCAAAGCTCTCAAGGGCGATGCCCCGATCTACCAGGACGGCGGACGCAGCACCAGCAGCGAAGCTGCTCCGGCTAAATCAGGCAGCGTGGGAAGCAAAATCTACAAAGATCTGATGAACGGTATTTCGCACATGCTTCCGTTCGTAGTCGGCGGCGGCATCCTGCTTGCCATTTCCTTCCTGATCGAGCAGGTGGCCGGCGTCGATAACCCGCTGGTGAAGCTGCTGCAGACGATCGGCGGCGGCGATGGTGCCTTCCACTTCCTGATCCCGATCCTCGCCGGATTTATCGCGATGAGCATCGGCGACCGTCCGGCGCTTATGCCGGGTATGGTCGGCGGTATTATGGCCCTGAATTCCAACGCCGGCTTCCTAGGCGGTCTGGCTGCCGGGTTCCTGGCCGGTTATGTCATCATCGGCCTGCGTAAAGCCTTTGCCGGCCTGCCGCGCACGCTCGACGGACTGAAGCCGATTCTGCTCTACCCGGTCTTTGGCCTGCTGATCACCGGAGCTGTAGCCTATTATATATTCGATCCGGTCTTTGGCTCCATTAATACAGCAATGATTGATGCCCTTAACAAATTGGGCACCGGCAACATGGTTCTCCTGGGTATTGTTCTTGGCGGAATGATGGCTATTGATATGGGCGGCCCGTTCAACAAAGCAGCGTATACCTTTGCAATCGGCGTATTCACCTCCAGCGGTAACACGAACGGCCTGATGATGGCTGCAGTTATGGCCGGCGGTATGGTGCCTCCGCTGGCAATTGCCCTGGCAACTACCCTGTTTAAGAACAAGTTCACCGAAACTGAACGCAAGTCCGGGATTACGAATTACGTACTGGGACTGTCCTTTATCACTGAAGGTGCGATTCCATTTGCTGCAGCCGATCCGCTGCGCGTGCTGACTACCTGCATCGTCGGTTCTGCTGTTGCTGGCGGACTGACACAGCTCTGGCACATTAACGTGCCTGCACCGCACGGCGGGATATTCGTTGCCTTTCTTTCCAGCAACGCGCTGCTGTTCCTGCTGGCTGTGCTGATCGGTGCCGTGATCTCCGGCCTGACGCTGGGACTGTGGAAGAAGCCGCTGCAGACGAAATAA
- the pfkB gene encoding 1-phosphofructokinase: MIYTVTLNPSIDYIVEVEDMKLGSLNRMSRDLKLPGGKGINVSRVLNQLGVNNTATGFLGGFTGRFIEDWLREEGTSSDFVPVGGDTRINIKLKSGEETEINGAGPEITAAEAEALINKLGHLQAGDIVVLSGSIPPSLGGDFYNRLIGVCKQQGAQFVIDTTGQALQQALVYGPLLVKPNHHELAELFGVTITTREEIITYGRKLLEAGAQHVLVSMAGDGALLITEQGVYSASAPAGQVRNSVGAGDSMIAGFVGTLSKEGNVLEAFRTGVASGSATAFSDDLADGGFISELRPRIQITQLG, from the coding sequence ATGATCTATACCGTTACACTTAATCCTTCCATTGACTATATCGTGGAAGTGGAAGATATGAAGCTCGGCAGCCTGAACCGGATGTCCCGTGACCTGAAGCTGCCAGGCGGCAAAGGCATTAACGTATCACGCGTGCTGAATCAGCTTGGTGTGAACAATACGGCGACCGGCTTTCTCGGCGGCTTCACCGGCCGGTTCATTGAGGACTGGCTGCGTGAGGAAGGAACCTCAAGTGATTTCGTTCCTGTCGGCGGTGACACACGGATTAACATCAAGCTGAAATCCGGGGAAGAGACCGAGATTAACGGAGCCGGACCGGAAATTACCGCAGCTGAAGCCGAGGCGCTGATAAACAAGCTGGGTCATCTTCAGGCGGGGGATATCGTCGTTTTGTCCGGCAGTATTCCGCCTTCACTTGGCGGGGATTTCTATAACAGACTGATCGGGGTGTGCAAGCAGCAGGGCGCACAGTTCGTCATAGATACGACGGGACAGGCCCTGCAGCAGGCTCTTGTGTACGGTCCGCTGCTCGTCAAGCCCAATCATCATGAGCTTGCCGAACTGTTCGGGGTTACCATCACCACCAGAGAAGAAATTATTACGTACGGCCGCAAGCTGCTGGAGGCGGGAGCACAGCATGTGCTGGTCTCGATGGCCGGCGACGGGGCATTGCTGATCACCGAGCAGGGAGTATACAGCGCGAGTGCACCAGCAGGCCAGGTGAGAAATTCGGTAGGTGCAGGCGATTCGATGATCGCAGGTTTTGTAGGTACCTTATCCAAAGAGGGCAATGTACTGGAGGCGTTCCGCACAGGCGTGGCTTCAGGCAGTGCAACAGCTTTCTCCGATGATCTGGCGGATGGCGGATTTATCAGCGAGCTGCGCCCCCGTATTCAGATTACACAGCTAGGTTAG
- a CDS encoding DeoR/GlpR family DNA-binding transcription regulator: MLFEEERKRSIVQFVEQRTRASVQELSLELGVSESTVRRDLKELEEARLLKRTHGGAVSLQSVNFEAAFPDKEDRLQDEKLRIAAKAVQMIQEGDAILLDGGTTTLQIAKALKSFSNLKVITNSIMALNELRDCRNIEVSITGGMLRPDTMAFVGPMTERSLEMVRVDKAFLGTNGLDLQEGITTPNMLEAATKRKMIAVAKQSILLADHSKIGQVSFCKVADLQEIDHCILDSAAPDSFTRGLEALDIGFTIV, from the coding sequence GTGCTGTTTGAAGAAGAAAGAAAACGGAGCATCGTACAGTTTGTCGAGCAGCGTACAAGGGCATCGGTTCAGGAGCTGAGCCTGGAGCTCGGCGTCTCCGAATCAACGGTGCGCCGGGATTTGAAGGAGCTGGAGGAAGCAAGGCTCCTGAAGCGGACGCACGGAGGGGCAGTATCGCTGCAGAGTGTTAACTTTGAAGCTGCTTTTCCGGATAAGGAAGACCGGCTGCAGGACGAGAAGCTGCGGATTGCTGCCAAGGCAGTCCAGATGATTCAGGAAGGCGATGCCATTCTGCTTGACGGAGGGACAACGACCCTACAGATCGCCAAGGCGCTCAAGAGCTTCTCCAATCTGAAGGTCATTACCAATTCAATCATGGCTTTGAATGAGCTGAGGGACTGCCGGAATATTGAAGTGTCGATTACCGGCGGCATGCTGAGGCCGGATACGATGGCGTTTGTCGGTCCGATGACGGAACGGTCACTTGAGATGGTCCGGGTGGACAAAGCCTTTCTGGGAACGAACGGGCTTGATCTGCAGGAGGGAATTACCACTCCCAACATGCTGGAGGCAGCTACGAAGCGCAAAATGATCGCCGTTGCCAAGCAGTCCATTCTGCTTGCGGATCACAGCAAGATCGGCCAGGTATCCTTCTGTAAAGTGGCTGATCTGCAGGAAATCGATCACTGCATCCTGGATTCGGCAGCGCCGGACAGCTTTACCCGCGGACTTGAAGCCCTGGATATCGGCTTTACCATCGTGTGA
- a CDS encoding general stress protein → MTTLVLGIFGHRSDAILAIEDLRKSGIKKKHISAVAKQKNTLELISHDTGIGRAESGAGNEGLFGTARELGVGLDMINDTAVSAGPAARKLAGADLEGDGLAVSLIGMGIPEADALKYAEHAEMEHIIVIVDIEEDQRGQISEIMEQHHAIPLAAAE, encoded by the coding sequence ATGACTACGCTGGTTTTGGGGATCTTCGGACACCGGAGCGATGCCATACTGGCAATCGAAGATTTAAGGAAGAGTGGTATTAAGAAGAAGCATATTTCAGCTGTGGCGAAGCAAAAAAATACGCTGGAGCTGATCAGCCACGATACAGGAATCGGCAGGGCGGAGAGTGGAGCCGGTAATGAAGGCTTGTTCGGAACAGCCCGGGAGTTGGGTGTCGGACTGGATATGATTAACGATACCGCTGTATCCGCGGGCCCGGCAGCGCGCAAGCTGGCCGGGGCTGACCTGGAGGGGGATGGCCTTGCTGTCAGCCTGATCGGAATGGGCATACCGGAGGCGGATGCCCTTAAATATGCGGAGCATGCCGAAATGGAGCATATTATTGTCATTGTGGACATTGAAGAGGATCAGCGCGGGCAGATCAGTGAGATCATGGAGCAGCATCATGCCATTCCACTGGCCGCTGCTGAATAA
- a CDS encoding AI-2E family transporter, with product MLQSKYFRTSLSIIAFLLILYLGSKVMFLFTPLLSIINLLLVPMMLSGFMYYLLRPLVRFLEKHKLNRALSILLIYLVFAGLFVLFWILLWPTLREQFKNFIDNMPYLVQGMQNQFNELRNNPALSRFFSGDTDLSDKISEYLSNAINWMTNSMSNLIGVISSIVVVIATLPIILYYMLKDGHKLSPILLGLFPRKFRKEGQDMLVDIDGALSGFIVTRVILNVVLGILLYIGFLFIGLPYSLLLAVISIPLNFIPYVGSLLASIPVLIVGFIESPTMAIWSLVIILVAQQIQDNVLSPIIYGKSLDVHPLTTVVIVLVGGDFFGIIGVLIALPVYMIAKIIFLRIYEIIVAERVEEIQLPKEEQL from the coding sequence ATGCTGCAAAGCAAATATTTTCGGACAAGCCTGTCCATCATTGCCTTTCTATTGATTCTTTATTTGGGCTCCAAGGTGATGTTCCTGTTCACGCCGCTGCTCTCCATCATAAATCTGCTGCTCGTGCCGATGATGCTGTCAGGGTTCATGTATTATCTGCTGCGCCCGCTGGTCAGATTTCTGGAGAAGCATAAACTGAACCGTGCGCTCTCCATTCTGCTGATTTATCTCGTCTTCGCCGGCCTGTTCGTCCTGTTCTGGATTCTGCTCTGGCCGACACTGCGCGAGCAGTTCAAGAATTTTATTGATAACATGCCTTACCTGGTACAGGGAATGCAGAATCAATTTAATGAGCTGCGGAATAACCCTGCACTGTCACGGTTTTTCTCGGGCGATACGGACCTGTCCGACAAAATATCCGAATATTTAAGCAACGCGATTAACTGGATGACCAATTCCATGTCCAATCTGATCGGTGTGATCTCCAGTATTGTCGTGGTTATCGCCACACTGCCGATCATTCTCTATTACATGCTAAAGGACGGGCATAAGCTGTCCCCTATCCTGCTGGGTCTGTTCCCGCGGAAATTCCGCAAGGAAGGCCAGGATATGCTTGTCGATATCGACGGTGCGCTAAGCGGCTTCATTGTCACCCGGGTTATTCTGAATGTGGTGCTCGGGATTCTGCTGTACATCGGTTTCCTGTTCATCGGTCTGCCTTATTCACTGCTGCTAGCCGTAATCTCCATTCCGCTTAACTTCATTCCTTATGTAGGGTCACTGCTTGCTTCCATACCGGTTCTTATCGTCGGATTCATTGAATCCCCTACCATGGCGATCTGGTCGCTCGTCATTATTCTGGTTGCCCAGCAGATACAGGATAATGTGCTATCACCGATCATTTACGGCAAATCGCTGGATGTGCATCCGCTGACTACGGTAGTTATTGTGCTCGTCGGCGGAGATTTCTTCGGAATCATCGGTGTGCTGATTGCCCTGCCTGTCTATATGATTGCCAAAATTATTTTTTTGCGCATATACGAGATTATCGTGGCAGAGCGGGTCGAGGAGATCCAGCTGCCTAAAGAAGAGCAGTTATAG
- a CDS encoding uracil-DNA glycosylase, with translation MFGNDWDEVLQEEIQKPYFQELRYALAAEYKQYTVYPPKELLFSALKLTPYNKTRVVILGQDPYHGAGQAHGLSFSVKPGVRIPPSLRNIYQELHNDTGTSVPNHGSLLHWAEEGVLMLNAVLTVREGQPNSHKGLGWETFTDAIMEKLNERTEPLVFILWGSHAQQKGAYIDRSLHKVIQSPHPSPFSAHRGFLGSKPFSQANEYLESHGLTGIDWSIPNL, from the coding sequence ATGTTCGGAAATGATTGGGATGAAGTGCTGCAGGAGGAAATTCAGAAGCCTTATTTTCAGGAGCTGCGCTATGCGTTAGCGGCGGAGTACAAGCAGTATACGGTCTATCCGCCCAAGGAGCTGCTGTTCTCGGCACTCAAGCTGACACCATACAATAAGACACGGGTTGTTATATTGGGCCAGGACCCTTATCACGGCGCAGGACAAGCCCACGGGCTGAGCTTTTCTGTCAAGCCGGGCGTACGCATACCGCCTTCATTGCGCAATATTTACCAGGAGCTGCACAATGATACAGGCACATCTGTGCCGAACCACGGCTCCCTGCTGCACTGGGCAGAAGAAGGCGTGCTTATGCTTAACGCAGTGCTGACCGTCCGTGAAGGGCAGCCGAATTCGCATAAGGGGTTAGGCTGGGAGACATTTACCGACGCTATTATGGAGAAGCTGAATGAACGCACTGAGCCGCTTGTATTTATCCTCTGGGGCAGTCATGCCCAGCAAAAAGGGGCCTATATCGACCGGAGCCTCCACAAGGTTATCCAGTCTCCGCATCCCAGCCCGTTCTCGGCGCACCGCGGATTTTTGGGCAGCAAGCCGTTTTCGCAGGCGAATGAGTATCTGGAATCACACGGTTTGACAGGAATAGACTGGTCCATACCGAATTTATAG
- a CDS encoding ribonuclease H family protein — translation MAKQKFYVVWEGKQPGVYTTWAECQAQTDHYTGAKYKSYESRAAADAAFKAGWRGNWGSGAAGAGAAKSKPAGSRGRSTAAAAPESMEIDYDSISVDVGTRGNPGPVEYKGVDTQTGDIIFSCGPIRKGTNNLGEFLAIVHALAHLKKEGSSKTVYSDSVNAMKWVKQKKVATTLARDASTEEIWILIDRAENWLRTNTYENKVLKWQTREWGEIKADYGRK, via the coding sequence ATGGCTAAACAGAAATTTTATGTGGTCTGGGAGGGCAAGCAGCCGGGGGTGTACACCACCTGGGCGGAGTGCCAGGCTCAGACGGATCATTACACCGGAGCCAAGTACAAATCCTATGAGTCCAGGGCTGCCGCAGATGCAGCCTTTAAAGCAGGCTGGAGAGGCAATTGGGGAAGCGGCGCTGCTGGCGCAGGTGCAGCCAAAAGCAAACCTGCAGGCTCCCGGGGCCGCAGTACAGCTGCGGCCGCGCCGGAATCAATGGAAATTGATTACGACAGCATCTCTGTAGATGTGGGTACAAGGGGCAACCCGGGACCGGTTGAATATAAAGGCGTGGATACGCAGACCGGCGATATCATTTTCTCCTGCGGCCCGATCCGCAAAGGCACAAACAATTTGGGTGAATTCCTGGCCATTGTGCACGCGCTGGCTCATCTGAAGAAAGAGGGCAGCAGCAAGACTGTTTACAGCGATTCTGTCAACGCGATGAAATGGGTCAAGCAAAAAAAGGTGGCGACCACCCTGGCCCGTGATGCTTCGACAGAGGAGATTTGGATATTGATCGACAGGGCTGAGAACTGGCTGAGGACTAACACGTATGAAAATAAAGTACTGAAGTGGCAGACCAGAGAGTGGGGAGAAATCAAAGCGGACTACGGGCGGAAATAG
- a CDS encoding TetR/AcrR family transcriptional regulator produces the protein MARSKEFDVDNVLGKAVTVFWQQGYERTSMQDLVTGMGIHKRSMYDTFGDKHTLYMKVLERYAGTVSGKMESKVEGLSSAKKAIRLLFEAIAYNNGPEPKGCLLVNTAVELAVHDPEAAARVKDAFLDTEHLLERLLRQGQESGELTRSFDPSDMAAYLHNALVGLRVLVKTEPDAGRLQTIIDLTLKSLD, from the coding sequence ATGGCCAGAAGTAAAGAGTTTGACGTTGACAACGTCCTCGGTAAAGCGGTGACGGTTTTTTGGCAGCAAGGTTATGAGAGAACCTCTATGCAGGACCTGGTAACGGGCATGGGCATCCATAAGCGGAGCATGTACGATACGTTTGGTGATAAGCATACTTTATATATGAAAGTGTTGGAGCGATATGCCGGCACTGTTTCCGGCAAGATGGAGAGCAAGGTTGAAGGACTGTCATCTGCCAAGAAAGCCATCCGCCTGTTATTTGAAGCTATAGCATACAATAATGGCCCGGAGCCAAAAGGATGCCTGCTTGTAAATACTGCGGTGGAGCTTGCCGTTCATGATCCTGAGGCAGCGGCGAGAGTAAAGGATGCTTTTCTGGACACAGAGCACCTACTGGAACGCCTGCTGCGCCAGGGGCAGGAGAGCGGAGAGCTTACGCGCAGCTTTGATCCTTCTGATATGGCAGCCTATCTGCACAACGCACTAGTCGGCCTGCGGGTGCTGGTCAAGACAGAACCGGATGCCGGCAGGCTGCAGACCATTATCGATCTGACACTTAAGTCACTGGATTAA
- a CDS encoding metallophosphoesterase has protein sequence MSVRRINAAILFSLLLLLSSCSGQASEQQQVLRVQSGQNIRLLTTTDTHYLSPRLTDNGPAFSKFMAAGDGKQLAYSDEMLDALEFDIGIQRPAAVIISGDLTNNGEKASHQDLAEHLRAIEQHTGTQIYVIPGNHDVMNPWARRFKGERQIPVDSVTPRSFRSIYSEFGYGEALLRDNDSLSYLAAPSEDLWLLMLDTSQYSSNKKLGHPQLDGQLTAATLGWIGRCSRLAAESGAQIVAVMHHSLQDHSDFLQEGFTLNNNKRTADVLMRNGITMVFSGHIHFQDIRESDQGVYDIAGSALSVYPHQYGIVDYTPVSRTLEYNTSKLNVELWARAAGSSNPDLLNFTAYSEEAFRKLSADRSFVRLSGDSSYADYTQEQLRAMADVVGRLNEIYFAGNADKEIVAVTALEGFRLWHAAPYSGLKSYVLRMSELEQKDNNHFVTTLPLR, from the coding sequence TTGTCCGTCCGGCGGATTAATGCGGCCATTCTATTCTCCCTGCTTCTTCTGCTCTCCTCTTGCAGCGGGCAGGCGTCAGAGCAGCAGCAGGTGCTCCGGGTTCAGTCCGGCCAGAATATCAGGCTGCTGACCACGACAGACACCCATTACCTGTCCCCCAGACTGACTGATAATGGACCTGCCTTCAGCAAATTTATGGCTGCCGGAGACGGCAAGCAGCTGGCCTACAGCGATGAAATGCTGGATGCCCTTGAGTTTGATATCGGAATCCAGCGTCCGGCGGCAGTCATAATCAGCGGGGATCTGACCAATAACGGGGAAAAAGCCAGTCATCAGGACCTTGCGGAGCACCTGCGGGCTATTGAGCAGCATACCGGAACGCAGATTTATGTCATTCCGGGCAATCATGATGTGATGAATCCCTGGGCCAGACGCTTTAAGGGTGAACGGCAGATTCCGGTGGACTCTGTCACTCCAAGGAGCTTCCGCAGCATTTACAGTGAATTCGGTTATGGCGAGGCGCTGCTGAGAGACAATGACTCCCTTAGCTACCTGGCTGCCCCTTCAGAGGATCTTTGGCTTCTGATGCTGGATACCAGCCAGTACAGCAGCAACAAGAAGCTGGGACATCCCCAGCTTGACGGCCAGCTAACCGCCGCCACTCTGGGATGGATCGGCCGGTGCAGCCGCCTGGCCGCAGAGAGCGGGGCGCAGATAGTAGCGGTTATGCACCATAGCCTGCAAGATCACAGTGATTTTCTCCAGGAAGGCTTTACGCTTAACAATAATAAGCGGACTGCTGATGTCCTGATGCGAAACGGAATCACAATGGTCTTCAGCGGGCATATTCATTTCCAGGATATCCGTGAAAGTGACCAAGGTGTTTATGATATTGCCGGCAGTGCTTTGTCCGTCTACCCGCACCAGTATGGGATTGTGGATTATACCCCTGTTTCCCGCACGCTAGAATATAATACGTCGAAGCTGAATGTAGAGCTCTGGGCCAGGGCGGCAGGCAGCTCGAATCCGGATCTGCTGAATTTTACTGCTTACAGTGAGGAGGCATTCCGGAAGCTGTCAGCAGACCGGAGCTTCGTCAGGTTATCCGGCGACAGCAGCTATGCCGATTATACGCAGGAGCAGTTGAGGGCAATGGCAGACGTGGTCGGACGGCTGAATGAGATTTATTTTGCCGGGAATGCTGATAAGGAGATTGTTGCTGTTACCGCATTGGAAGGCTTCCGGCTGTGGCATGCTGCCCCTTACAGCGGTTTAAAAAGCTATGTGCTGCGCATGTCGGAGCTTGAGCAGAAGGATAATAACCATTTTGTTACAACACTGCCTCTGCGGTAA
- a CDS encoding manganese catalase family protein, translating to MFKRMDEIMIEIPDVEKPDPNAAAAVQELLGGKFGEMSTLNNYLYQSFNFRSKDKLKPFYDLVMSITAEELGHVELVSHAVNKCLRGSTDYKKPDSTPLEAVKDARLSYHFLAGAQGAMPFDSMGNPWTGANVFNSGNLVEDLLHNFFLECGARTHKMKVYEMTDHPAARAVVGFLLVRGGVHVVAYAKALEIATGVNVTKLVPIPSLSNKLFTEAKKYEEKGVHTKLYTWSDKDFSTIGQIWKGTHPEDGLPLEVIEGAPKGFPIPEAPESKEEFAPGISEEEFKEIAKRLKMAGNITD from the coding sequence ATGTTCAAACGGATGGATGAAATTATGATTGAGATTCCCGATGTCGAGAAACCGGACCCGAATGCCGCCGCTGCCGTGCAAGAGCTGTTAGGCGGCAAATTCGGCGAGATGTCCACCCTCAACAACTATCTCTACCAGTCTTTTAATTTCCGTTCCAAGGACAAGCTGAAGCCGTTTTATGACCTGGTGATGAGTATTACCGCAGAAGAGCTGGGCCATGTGGAGCTGGTCTCCCATGCTGTGAACAAATGTCTCAGAGGCTCAACCGATTATAAAAAACCGGACTCTACGCCGCTGGAAGCAGTGAAGGACGCACGCTTGTCGTATCACTTTCTGGCCGGAGCCCAGGGTGCCATGCCGTTCGACTCAATGGGTAACCCGTGGACCGGAGCCAATGTGTTTAACAGCGGCAATCTGGTTGAAGATCTGCTGCATAACTTCTTCCTCGAATGCGGGGCCAGAACCCACAAGATGAAGGTATATGAAATGACCGATCATCCGGCTGCCCGTGCGGTTGTCGGCTTCCTGCTGGTACGAGGCGGCGTCCATGTGGTGGCTTATGCAAAGGCGCTGGAAATTGCTACAGGCGTGAACGTGACCAAGCTGGTTCCGATTCCGTCTCTGAGCAATAAACTGTTTACCGAGGCCAAAAAATACGAGGAAAAGGGCGTTCACACCAAGCTGTATACTTGGAGTGATAAAGATTTCAGCACGATCGGCCAGATCTGGAAGGGAACGCATCCGGAGGACGGTCTTCCGCTGGAAGTAATCGAAGGCGCTCCTAAGGGCTTCCCTATTCCTGAAGCGCCTGAATCCAAGGAAGAATTCGCGCCGGGCATCTCCGAAGAGGAATTCAAAGAAATTGCCAAACGGCTCAAAATGGCAGGCAATATCACCGACTAG
- a CDS encoding DUF3139 domain-containing protein: MRVLIVLLVLSPVVYVQVNKILYAKRVSAYLTDTKGYKKEEIASVEGIWSIKAPPFLVEVEFRDEPGVEYIYFAHAGVLQFSYSITPEGRENGYREARLKHVDSAEGW; this comes from the coding sequence TTGCGTGTTCTGATTGTGCTGCTGGTTCTGTCTCCGGTGGTGTATGTGCAGGTTAATAAAATCCTGTACGCCAAGCGGGTCTCCGCCTATCTGACGGATACAAAGGGCTACAAGAAAGAGGAGATTGCTTCGGTAGAAGGGATCTGGAGCATCAAGGCGCCGCCTTTTTTGGTAGAGGTTGAGTTTAGGGATGAGCCGGGGGTGGAGTATATTTATTTTGCCCATGCCGGTGTCCTGCAGTTTAGTTACAGCATTACTCCCGAGGGGCGGGAGAACGGATACAGGGAGGCCAGATTGAAGCATGTGGATTCTGCCGAAGGATGGTGA